A stretch of Plectropomus leopardus isolate mb chromosome 24, YSFRI_Pleo_2.0, whole genome shotgun sequence DNA encodes these proteins:
- the LOC121962805 gene encoding pejvakin-like produces the protein MFAAATKNFVKQVGDTGRLIPVPSLSEADRYQPLSLVTRKRKRHFWKKNKYASTPFSLKDILVGEKEITAGVSSYQLLNYEDKSDVALNGRLGNHLINDVGFNISGSDSVAVKASFGIVTKHELEVPTLLRELNSRKVDLDHCLVRQSKESGQTVLCVVVESIRTTRQCSLTVHAGMRGTTMRFQIDDGRNPKGRDKAIVIPAHTTIAFSICELFVRLDGRLDLCVAPESQGGFEREQIREQLGGFIGHFSMGRLRRFLSGIIYGNPFRADNQTFEELTHSDTYMDDMVTDYYEKAASMTDVSTAYLRESSHTRVNLLKHNIPKGPCALCGMGNQRRETVYGCLECTSGGQKYVRLHVVPCFDLWHKTLR, from the exons ATGTTCGCCGCAGCCACGAAGAACTTTGTGAAGCAGGTCGGGGACACGGGGAGGCTGATCCCCGTCCCGAGTCTGAGCGAGGCCGACCGCTACCAGCCCCTCAGCCTGGTCaccaggaagaggaagaggcatTTCTGGAAGAAGAACAAGTACGCCTCGACCCCCTTCTCACTCAAAGACATCCTGGTGGGCGAGAAAGAGATCACAGCAG GCGTGTCTTCTTATCAGCTCCTCAACTACGAGGACAAATCCGACGTCGCCCTCAACGGCCGATTAGGAAACCACCTCATCAACGACGTGGGCTTCAACATCAGCGGCTCGGACTCTGTGGCCGTCAAAGCCTCCTTCGGCATCGTGACCAAACACGAGCTGGAGGTTCCCACGTTACTGCGAGAGCTCAACTCCAG aAAAGTGGACCTGGATCACTGTTTGGTTCGTCAGTCGAAGGAGAGCGGGCAAACCGTTCTCTGCGTGGTCGTAGAGAGCATCCGCACCACACGTCAGTGCTCTCTGACCGTCCACGCCGGGATGAGAGGGACCACCATGAGg TTTCAGATCGACGACGGCAGGAATCCTAAAGGTCGTGACAAGGCCATCGTCATCCCGGCTCACACCACCATCGCCTTCAGCATCTGCGAGCTGTTTGTCCGACTGGATGGCCGACTTG ATCTTTGTGTTGCCCCGGAGTCTCAAGGTGGGTTTGAGCGGGAGCAGATCAGGGAGCAGCTCGGCGGTTTCATCGGCCACTTCTCGATGGGTCGTCTGCGCCGCTTCCTGTCTGGAATAATCTACGGGAACCCCTTCAGGGCAG ATAACCAAACATTCGAGGAGCTCACCCACTCCGACACATACATGGACGACATGGTCACCGACTATTACGAGAAAGCCGCCAGCATGACGGACGTTTCCACCGCCTACCTGAGAGAGAGCTCCCACACACGGGTCAACCTGCTCAAGCACAACATCCCCAAAGGGCCGTGTGCGCTCTGCGGCATGGGCAACCAGCGGCGGGAGACCGTTTACGGCTGTCTGGAGTGCACGAGCGGCGGGCAGAAATATGTGCGGCTGCACGTGGTGCCGTGTTTTGACCTGTGGCACAAAACTCTCAGGTGA
- the n6amt1 gene encoding methyltransferase N6AMT1 yields the protein MSPSYPTPVYSHAGRGDFRDVYEPAEDSFLLIDALEKDADRLQLMSPSVCLEVGSGSGVVSAFLASVVGPSALYLCTDVNPAAAQCTAKTASCNSVSLQPVITSLVESLLPRLGGKVDVLVFNPPYVVTPSEEVGSTGIEAAWAGGKRGREVTDRFLPAVPQLLSSKGVFYLVTIAENDPEEIIRLLAKCGLRGETFLSTRAGNERLSVLRFCRS from the exons ATGTCTCCCAGTTATCCCACACCAGTTTACTCCCACGCTGGACGAGGGGACTTCCGAGATGTCTACGAGCCGGCGGAGGACTCTTTTCTCCTGATAGACGCTCTGGAGAAAGACGCTGACCGGCTGCAGCTGATGAG CCCGTCTGTGTGTCTGGAGGTGGGCAGCGGCTCAGGAGTGGTCTCAGCTTTTCTGGCATCAGTGGTTGGACCTTCAGCTCTTTACCT TTGCACCGACGTGAATCCTGCAGCAGCTCAATGCACCGCAAAGACGGCGTCCTGTAACAGTGTTTCACTGCAGCCCGTCATCACGTCCCTG gtggagAGTCTTCTGCCCCGTCTCGGTGGGAAAGTGGATGTCCTCGTCTTCAACCCTCCATACGTGGTCACACCTTCAGAGGAG GTGGGCAGCACAGGTATAGAGGCGGCCTGGGCCGGCGGGAAGCGAGGTCGAGAGGTGACCGACAGATTTCTGCCCGCGGTGCCACAGCTGCTCTCCAGTAAAGGGGTTTTCTACCTCGTTACCATCGCCGAGAACGACCCAG AGGAGATCATCCGTTTGCTGGCCAAATGTGGATTGAGGGGAGAGACGTTTTTGTCGACGAGAGCTGGAAACGAAAGGCTGTCCGTCCTGCGTTTCTGTAGGAGCTAA
- the gart gene encoding LOW QUALITY PROTEIN: trifunctional purine biosynthetic protein adenosine-3 (The sequence of the model RefSeq protein was modified relative to this genomic sequence to represent the inferred CDS: deleted 2 bases in 1 codon) — protein sequence MAERVLVVGSGGREHALAWKLAQSPQIQQVLVAPGNAGTANCGKISNSGAEVSNHSILAQFCKDHHVGLVVVGLNEVPLAAGIVDDLAAAGVPCFGPSAKAAQLEASKSFSKAFMERHGIPTARYGSFTDPQEACKYIRTSGRLPALVVKASGLAAGKGVIVARDQDEACQAVMDIMKERAFGSAGETVVVEELLEGEEVSCLCFTDGSSVAPMPPAQDHKRLEDGDLGPNTGGMGAYCPTPQVSQELLQQIRETVLQKTVDGMREDGAPYVGVLYAGLMLTKQGPKVLEFNCRFGDPECQVLLPLLKSDLYEVILNTLNGKLVSSAPVWHQDSSAVTVVMASAGYPGSYKKGVEITGLSQVQESGLQVFHAGTALKEGGVVSSGGRVLTVTAVRPSLEAALQAANQGVAAVGFPGAVYRRDIGHRAIAHLKQHRGLTYKDSGVDIAAGNKLVDMIKPLAKATSRAGCNAELGGFAGLFDLKAAGFVDPILVSGTDGVGTKLKIAQACGQHGGLGQDLVAMCVNDVLAQGAEPLFFLDYFSCGSLDVDVAASVVGGIAKACEMAGCALLGGETAEMPGVYAPGEYDLAGFCVGAVERGALLPRLGDIAEGDLLIGLASSGVHSNGFSLVRKVLERANLSYSCPAPFGRSGQTVGEVLLTPTKIYSRLLLPILRSGAVKAYAHITGGGLLENIPRVLPPELAVDLDASRWSIPPVFSWLHEAGGLSEEEMARTFNCGLGAVLVVAPVDAQRVLRQLQAHEEAWIVGSLAHKQPGAEPVVVRNLKHSLLNAGPAAVGELGVEQNGGCRGDSSTPRKRTKVGVLISGTGTNLQALIEQAKRASSCAEIVVVVSNRPGVQGLKRASLAGIQTRVVDHKLYGSRAEFDGTIDRVLEEFGVELVCLAGFMRILTGTFVKKWNGKLLNIHPSLLPSFKGVNAQKQALQAGVRVSGCTVHFVAEEVDAGAIIVQEAVPVLGSDTEESLSDRIREAEHRAFPAALELVASGAVRLGEDGRIVWRSNSQN from the exons ATGGCAGAGAGGGTGCTGGTGGTCGGCAGCGGCGGACGGGAGCACGCGCTGGCCTGGAAGCTGGCCCAGTCGCCGCAGATTCAGCAAGTCCTGGTGGCCCCCGGTAACGCAGGGACGGCCAACTGTGGGAAGATCAGCAACTCTG GTGCTGAAGTGAGTAACCACTCCATCTTGGCTCAGTTCTGTAAGGACCATCACGTGGGGCTGGTTGTGGTCGGACTTAATGAGGTGCCTCTGGCTGCAG GTATTGTGGACGACCTGGCGGCTGCAGGAGTGCCCTGTTTTGGTCCGTCTGCTAAAGCAGCTCAGTTGGAGGCCAGCAAAAGCTTTTCCAAGGCCTTTATGGAGCGACACGGCATCCCCACAGCACGTTACGGCTCCTTCACCGACCCCCAGGAGGCCTGCAAATACATCCGCACGTCA GGCCGACTTCCCGCGCTGGTGGTGAAGGCGAGCGGGCTGGCAGCAGGGAAGGGAGTCATTGTGGCGAGGGACCAGGACGAGGCCTGCCAGGCTGTGATGGACATCATGAAG GAGCGAGCCTTCGGGTCTGCAGGGGAGACTGTGGTGGTTGAGGAGCTCCTGGAGGGAGAGGAAGTGTCC TGTCTGTGCTTCACTGACGGCTCCTCGGTGGCTCCGATGCCTCCAGCGCAGGATCACAAACGGCTGGAAGACGGCGACTTGGGGCCGAACACCGGCGGCATGGGCGCCTACTGCCCCACCCCTCAG GTGAGtcaggagctgctgcagcagatcAGAGAGACGGTGCTTCAGAAGACTGTGGACGGGATGAGGGAGGACGGAGCTCCGTATGTGG GCGTGCTGTACGCAGGGCTGATGTTGACCAAACAGGGACCCAAAGTCCTCGAGTTCAACTGCCGCTTCGGAGACCCCGAGTGTCAG GTGCTGCTGCCTCTCCTGAAGAGCGACCTGTACGAGGTCATCTTGAACACGCTGAACGGTAAACTGGTCTCCAGCGCCCCCGTGTGGCACCAGGACAGCTCTGCAGTCACCGTGGTCATGGCCAGCGCTGGTTACCCCGGCTCCTACAAGAAAGGAGTGGAGATCACAG GTTTGTCCCAGGTTCAGGAGTCGGGGCTGCAGGTTTTCCACGCTGGCACGGCCCTGAAGGAAGGAGGCGTGGTCTCCAGCGGCGGGCGG GTCCTGACAGTCACTGCAGTCAGGCCGTCTCTGGAGGCGGCCCTGCAGGCAGCCAATCAGGGCGTGGCGGCCGTCGGCTTCCCGGGTGCCGTTTACCGCCGTGACATCGGCCACAGAGCCATCGCCCACCTGAAGcaacacag AGGTCTGACCTATAAGGACAGCGGAGTGGACATCGCTGCTGGTAACAAGCTGGTGGACATGATCAAGCCTCTGGCCAAGGCGACGTCCCGCGCTG GGTGTAATGCAGAGCTGGGAGGCTTCGCTGGGCTGTTTGACCTGAAGGCGGCCGGTTTTGTCGACCCGATCCTTGTCTCTGGGACAGACGGAGTGGGGACCAAACTCAAG ATCGCTCAGGCGTGCGGACAGCACGGCGGCCTGGGTCAGGACCTGGTGGCCATGTGTGTGAACGACGTTTTGGCTCAAGGCGCCGAGCCGCTCTTCTTCCTCGACTACTTCTCCTGCGGCAGCCTGGACGTGGACGTCGCCGCCTCGGTGGTCGGTGGCATCGCTAAGGCCTGCGAGATGGCCGGCTGCGCTCTGCTGG GTGGTGAGACGGCAGAAATGCCGGGCGTCTACGCTCCTGGAGAGTACGACCTGGCCGGGTTCTGTGTCGGAGCAGTGGAGCGCGGGGCCCTCCTGCCCAGGCTCGGGGACATCGCCGAGGGGGACCTGCTGATCGGACTGGCGTCCTCTGGGGTCCACAGCAACGGCTTCAGCCTGGTCCGCAAAGTCCTGGAGAGGGCCAACCTCAGCTACAGCTGTCCGGCTCCTTTTGGCAGGTCGGGACAGACTGTCG GCGAGGTTTTGCTGACACCTACAAAGATCTACAGTCGTCTGCTGCTGCCGATCCTCCGCAGCGGCGCCGTCAAAGCCTACGCTCACATCACGGGGGGCGGGCTGCTGGAGAACATCCCTCGGGTGCTGCCCCCGGAGCTGGCGGTCGATTTGG ACGCCTCTCGCTGGAGCATCCCGCCGGTGTTCTCGTGGCTGCACGAGGCGGGCGGTCTGAGCGAGGAGGAGATGGCCCGCACCTTTAACTGTGGCCTGGGGGCGGTGCTGGTGGTCGCCCCCGTGGACGCCCAGAGGGTCCTCCGCCAGCTTCAAGCACACGAAGAAGCCTGGATCGTGGGTTCACTTGCCCACAAGCAGCCGG gggCTGAACCTGTGGTGGTTCGCAACCTGAAACACAGCCTGCTGAACGCGGGACCCGCTGCCGTCGGAGAGCTGGGCGTCGAGCAGAACGGTGGTTGCCGTGGCGACAGCAGCACGCCACGCAAGAGGACAAAAGTGGGCGTTCTTATCTCTGGCACAG GTACCAACCTGCAGGCGCTGATCGAGCAGGCCAAACGTGCATCCAGCTGTGCAGAGATCGTGGTGGTTGTCTCCAACAGGCCCGGAGTTCAGGGCCTGAAGAGAGCGTCGCTGGCTGGCATCCAGACCCgg GTGGTGGACCACAAACTGTACGGGAGCCGAGCGGAGTTTGATGGCACCATTGATCGCGTGCTGGAGGAATTCGGGGTGGAGCTGGTGTGTCTGGCTGGATTCATGAGGATCCTCACGGGGACTTTTGTCAAGAAATGGAACG GAAAACTGCtgaacatccatccatccctgcTGCCCTCATTTAAGGGCGTGAACGCCCAGAAGCAGGCTCTGCAGGCGGGGGTGCGGGTCAGTGGCTGCACGGTCCACTTTGTAGCA GAAGAGGTGGATGCAGGAGCCATCATCGTGCAGGAGGCGGTGCCCGTGCTGGGCAGCGACACGGAGGAGAGTCTGTCCGACAGAATCAGGGAGGCCGAGCACCGAGCCTTCCCCGCCGCTCTGGAGCTGGTGGCCAGCGGCGCGGTCAGGCTCGGAGAGGACGGACGCATCGTGTGGAGGTCCaattcacaaaattaa